One window from the genome of Sphingomonas lacunae encodes:
- a CDS encoding ImuA family protein, producing MSESAHALSRLRRQLAAIERQQQTATADPERVPTGHAAIDAALDGGMMRARLHELFAAEAEDAAAVAGFAAMLARQAGGPLVWLRQDEAQRRGGGLYGPGLAEIGLDPAVLTIALLPDALAILKAAAEVVRCPAVGVAVIELWQGAPALDLTASRRLAMAAEQSGVTALMLRVAAELVPSAAWTRWQVTSAPSAPLEANAPGHPALDLTIMRQRGRPAGGRWLVEWNREQGCFIEPGSRNRRDEEPVTRRIGSAIAAVYGGKSGAAAQGRHAGAAALSRPDLSLSVDRSAA from the coding sequence ATGAGCGAGTCGGCGCACGCCCTCTCCCGCTTGCGGCGGCAACTTGCCGCCATCGAGCGACAGCAGCAAACGGCAACGGCGGACCCGGAGCGGGTGCCGACCGGTCATGCCGCGATCGACGCCGCGCTGGACGGCGGGATGATGCGCGCGCGGTTGCACGAGCTGTTTGCCGCCGAGGCCGAGGATGCAGCGGCGGTGGCAGGCTTTGCCGCGATGCTGGCGCGGCAGGCGGGTGGGCCGCTGGTGTGGTTGCGGCAGGATGAGGCGCAGCGGCGCGGCGGCGGGCTGTACGGGCCGGGACTGGCCGAGATCGGCCTTGATCCGGCGGTGCTGACCATCGCCCTGCTGCCCGATGCGCTAGCCATCCTGAAGGCGGCGGCGGAGGTGGTGCGATGCCCGGCGGTGGGTGTGGCGGTGATCGAGCTGTGGCAAGGGGCCCCTGCCCTCGACCTGACCGCGAGCCGGCGGTTGGCAATGGCGGCCGAGCAATCAGGCGTCACCGCGCTGATGCTGAGGGTGGCGGCCGAACTGGTGCCATCGGCGGCCTGGACACGCTGGCAGGTGACATCGGCACCATCGGCCCCTCTGGAGGCCAATGCCCCCGGTCATCCGGCGCTCGACCTGACAATCATGCGACAGCGTGGCCGCCCGGCGGGCGGGCGCTGGTTAGTGGAGTGGAACCGTGAGCAAGGCTGTTTCATCGAACCGGGTAGTCGCAACCGGCGCGACGAAGAGCCCGTCACCCGCCGAATCGGCAGCGCCATCGCCGCCGTTTATGGCGGCAAATCCGGCGCGGCCGCCCAAGGGAGGCACGCGGGCGCAGCGGCGCTTTCTCGCCCTGACCTTTCCCTTTCTGTCGACCGATCGGCTGCATAG
- a CDS encoding Y-family DNA polymerase has translation MAANPARPPKGGTRAQRRFLALTFPFLSTDRLHSERRAAGREPWPVPIACVEKHRGAVILTAVDEAAAAQGLAPGLSLADARARVPDLETIEADPLADARWLEALADMADRYTPLVALDPLDGLTLDITGAAHLFGGERAMAADAEERIGAMGLSLRHAFAGTPEAAQALARFQTVPAPDEEAAIRRLPIAALRLEEEAVTGLRRAGLRTIGDLAGRPTAPLSARFGEEASEALARMLGRSDSRLSPRRVPPALAFARRFAEPLARTEEAVAVIGELVREAAQRLEARGKGGRRFAVRLFRSDGAVRDLAVETSLPVRDAEVVMRLFAERIDALADPIDPGFGFDLIRLAVPRLDDVAPTQLVLEGGSASNAGKDEAALVALGDRLATRHGEGRVRRLIEQDRHIPEQGVLALPLVSAPPPAPWQGEREEGEPPTRPIHLFDPPQPIQVMAEVPDGPPQRFRWQRRLHDVTRYEGPERIAAEWWNRDTPGLTRDYYRVEDARGRRLWVFRHGLYGDEVRDPGWYVHGVFV, from the coding sequence ATGGCGGCAAATCCGGCGCGGCCGCCCAAGGGAGGCACGCGGGCGCAGCGGCGCTTTCTCGCCCTGACCTTTCCCTTTCTGTCGACCGATCGGCTGCATAGCGAGCGACGGGCGGCGGGGCGCGAGCCATGGCCGGTACCGATCGCCTGTGTCGAAAAGCATCGCGGTGCGGTGATATTGACTGCTGTCGATGAAGCGGCGGCGGCACAAGGCCTGGCCCCCGGCCTGTCGCTGGCCGATGCGCGGGCACGCGTGCCCGATCTGGAAACGATCGAGGCCGATCCGCTGGCCGATGCGCGCTGGCTGGAGGCGTTGGCTGACATGGCCGACCGCTATACGCCGCTGGTCGCGCTCGACCCGCTAGACGGGCTGACGCTCGATATCACCGGTGCGGCGCATCTGTTCGGTGGTGAGAGGGCGATGGCGGCAGATGCCGAGGAACGGATCGGCGCTATGGGCCTGTCGCTGCGCCATGCCTTTGCCGGCACGCCCGAGGCGGCGCAGGCGCTGGCACGGTTCCAGACGGTGCCCGCGCCCGACGAGGAGGCGGCGATCCGCCGCCTGCCGATTGCCGCGCTGCGGCTGGAGGAAGAGGCGGTGACCGGATTGCGCCGGGCCGGGCTGCGCACGATTGGCGACCTTGCCGGACGGCCCACCGCGCCGCTCTCCGCCCGCTTTGGCGAGGAAGCGAGCGAGGCGCTGGCACGCATGTTGGGGCGCAGCGACAGCCGCCTGTCACCGCGCCGGGTGCCGCCGGCGCTGGCCTTTGCCCGGCGTTTTGCCGAGCCACTGGCACGGACCGAAGAGGCGGTAGCGGTGATCGGGGAACTGGTGCGCGAGGCGGCGCAGAGGCTCGAGGCGCGCGGCAAGGGCGGGCGGCGCTTTGCCGTACGGCTGTTCCGCAGCGATGGCGCGGTGCGCGATCTGGCGGTCGAGACGAGCCTGCCGGTGCGCGATGCCGAGGTGGTGATGCGCCTGTTCGCCGAACGGATCGACGCGCTGGCCGACCCGATTGACCCCGGCTTCGGTTTTGACCTGATCCGGCTGGCAGTGCCGCGGCTCGATGATGTCGCGCCGACGCAGCTGGTGCTCGAAGGCGGCAGCGCAAGCAACGCGGGCAAGGATGAGGCGGCGCTGGTGGCGCTGGGCGACCGGCTGGCGACCCGGCATGGCGAGGGGCGGGTACGGCGGCTGATTGAGCAGGACCGGCATATCCCAGAGCAGGGCGTGCTGGCACTGCCGCTGGTTTCCGCGCCGCCGCCGGCGCCATGGCAGGGGGAGCGTGAGGAGGGCGAGCCGCCGACCCGGCCGATCCATCTGTTCGACCCGCCGCAACCGATCCAGGTGATGGCCGAAGTGCCCGATGGCCCGCCGCAGCGGTTCCGCTGGCAGCGGCGGCTGCATGATGTCACCCGCTATGAGGGGCCGGAGCGGATTGCCGCCGAATGGTGGAACCGCGACACGCCGGGGCTGACCCGCGATTATTACCGCGTCGAGGATGCGCGCGGGCGGCGGCTGTGGGTGTTCCGCCATGGCCTGTATGGCGACGAGGTGCGCGATCCCGGCTGGTATGTGCATGGCGTATTTGTGTGA
- a CDS encoding class I adenylate-forming enzyme family protein: MMMTQETVLAPAAENGPPPGWPAMSVSEVERLLCAPGAPFEMDVATIRGIPTRVWKNALPSLAHLARHARTHGDLEFLQYEGERISFESWFRAVAALAGELTLLGVTKGDRVAIAMRNLPEWPVAFFAATVLGAIAVPLNAWWTGDELAYGLSDSGAKLLICDPERLDLIGPHLTEAPALAHILVARHPGEPGFGARPLEAIIGTTADWASLPDTDLPPADIAPDDPATILYTSGTTGRPKGALGTHRNLLTNILSSAYAAARAVLRKGEALPAPQRKTMLTVIPLFHATACSATLMGVLFAGHRIILMHKWDVVKAMQLIERERVNATGGVPTIAWQLLEHPDREKYDLSSLETIGYGGAPSAPELVRQIRDTFGAQPGNGWGMTETSATVTTHSGEDYLNRPTSAGPAVAVADLEIRAEDGVTVLPRGSIGELWARGPMIVAGYWNKPEATAETFVDGWVRTGDLAKIDEEGFLFILDRAKDIIIRGGENIYSTEVENVLYDHPAVMDAALVGIPHRTLGEEPAAVVHLAPGTTATEEELRDWVRARLAAFKVPVRIIFCDETLPRNAQGKILKRELKALFA; encoded by the coding sequence ATGATGATGACGCAAGAGACTGTGCTCGCCCCCGCTGCCGAGAACGGCCCGCCCCCCGGCTGGCCCGCCATGTCGGTCAGCGAAGTGGAACGCCTGCTCTGTGCGCCTGGTGCCCCGTTCGAGATGGATGTCGCCACCATCCGCGGCATCCCCACCCGCGTATGGAAGAATGCGCTACCGTCGCTTGCCCATCTCGCACGCCACGCCCGCACCCACGGCGACCTCGAATTCCTCCAATATGAGGGCGAGCGCATCAGTTTCGAATCCTGGTTCCGGGCAGTGGCCGCGCTTGCCGGCGAACTGACGCTGCTCGGCGTGACCAAGGGGGACCGGGTCGCCATCGCCATGCGCAACCTCCCCGAATGGCCGGTCGCCTTTTTCGCCGCCACCGTGCTCGGCGCGATTGCCGTGCCGCTCAACGCCTGGTGGACCGGCGACGAGCTTGCCTATGGCCTCAGCGATTCGGGAGCAAAGCTGCTCATCTGCGATCCCGAACGGCTCGACCTCATTGGCCCGCACCTCACCGAGGCCCCGGCGCTCGCCCACATCCTCGTCGCCCGCCACCCCGGCGAGCCCGGCTTTGGTGCCCGCCCGCTCGAAGCCATCATCGGCACCACCGCCGATTGGGCCAGCCTGCCCGATACCGACCTGCCGCCAGCCGACATCGCGCCTGATGATCCGGCGACCATCCTCTACACCAGCGGCACCACCGGCCGACCCAAGGGCGCGCTCGGCACCCACCGCAACCTCCTCACCAACATCCTGTCGAGCGCCTATGCGGCTGCCCGCGCCGTCCTGCGCAAGGGAGAGGCACTGCCCGCGCCGCAACGCAAGACGATGCTCACCGTCATCCCGCTGTTCCACGCCACCGCGTGCAGCGCGACGCTGATGGGCGTGCTGTTCGCCGGTCATCGCATCATCCTCATGCACAAATGGGATGTGGTAAAGGCGATGCAGTTGATCGAGCGGGAGCGGGTCAACGCCACCGGCGGCGTCCCGACCATCGCCTGGCAATTGCTCGAACATCCCGACCGCGAGAAATATGATCTCTCCAGCCTCGAAACCATTGGCTACGGCGGCGCGCCCTCCGCGCCTGAACTGGTGCGGCAGATCCGCGACACATTCGGCGCACAGCCCGGCAATGGCTGGGGGATGACCGAGACTTCAGCCACCGTCACCACCCATTCGGGCGAGGATTATCTCAACCGCCCGACCAGTGCCGGCCCAGCGGTTGCGGTCGCCGATCTCGAAATCCGCGCCGAGGATGGCGTCACCGTCCTTCCGCGCGGCAGCATTGGCGAACTCTGGGCACGCGGGCCGATGATCGTCGCCGGCTATTGGAACAAGCCCGAAGCCACCGCCGAAACCTTTGTCGATGGCTGGGTCCGCACCGGGGACCTCGCCAAAATCGATGAGGAAGGCTTCCTCTTCATTCTCGATCGCGCCAAGGACATCATCATCCGCGGCGGGGAGAATATCTATTCGACCGAGGTCGAAAATGTCCTCTACGATCATCCTGCAGTGATGGACGCTGCGCTTGTCGGCATTCCCCACCGCACCTTGGGAGAGGAGCCCGCCGCTGTCGTCCACCTCGCACCGGGCACCACCGCGACCGAGGAGGAATTGCGCGACTGGGTCCGCGCTCGCCTCGCTGCCTTCAAGGTACCGGTACGGATCATCTTCTGCGATGAGACCCTGCCGCGCAATGCCCAGGGCAAAATCCTCAAGCGCGAATTGAAGGCGCTGTTCGCCTGA
- a CDS encoding SDR family NAD(P)-dependent oxidoreductase yields the protein MQSLFDLSGKTAIITGSTRGIGKAIAEHYALHGANVVISSRTAEACEAVAAEINARGQGKAVAIPASISSKAALEDMVARARDAFGPIDILVANAASNPYYGPAGGISDEQFRKILDNNILSNHWLAQLVLPDMIEKKDGAIIIVSSIGGLKGSETIGAYCISKAADMQIARNYAVEYGRHNIRTNCIAPGLIRTDFAKALWDNPAAEERFNTQHPMRRMGISEDLAGAALLLGSRAGAYINGQTIVVDGGSTISG from the coding sequence ATGCAATCCCTCTTTGACCTCAGCGGCAAGACCGCGATCATCACCGGCTCGACCCGTGGCATCGGCAAGGCGATTGCCGAACATTATGCGCTGCACGGTGCCAATGTCGTCATCTCCAGCCGCACGGCGGAAGCCTGCGAGGCCGTCGCCGCCGAAATCAACGCGCGCGGGCAGGGCAAGGCGGTGGCTATCCCTGCCAGCATCTCGTCCAAGGCGGCGCTTGAGGACATGGTGGCTAGGGCGCGTGATGCCTTTGGTCCTATCGACATCCTCGTCGCCAATGCCGCGTCCAACCCCTATTACGGCCCGGCCGGCGGCATCTCGGACGAACAGTTCCGCAAGATCCTCGACAACAACATCCTGTCGAACCACTGGCTGGCGCAGCTTGTCCTGCCGGACATGATCGAGAAAAAGGACGGCGCGATCATCATCGTCAGCTCGATTGGCGGCCTGAAGGGTTCGGAAACCATCGGCGCCTATTGCATTTCCAAGGCCGCCGACATGCAGATCGCCCGCAACTATGCGGTCGAATATGGCCGCCACAACATCCGCACCAACTGCATCGCCCCCGGCCTGATCCGCACCGATTTCGCCAAGGCGCTGTGGGACAATCCGGCGGCGGAGGAGCGCTTCAACACGCAGCACCCGATGCGCCGCATGGGTATCTCCGAAGACCTCGCCGGCGCCGCCCTGCTCCTCGGCAGCCGCGCCGGGGCCTACATCAACGGCCAGACCATCGTCGTCGACGGCGGCAGCACCATTTCAGGCTAA
- a CDS encoding acyl-CoA thioesterase, producing the protein MTTDEQPAETIEGRVEQLLRLLDLTPKGELLFTGSRQPGGQGRVFGGQVIAQGLMAAMKDVEPSRHLHSLHCYFMRAGDESQEIDYQVRQDFDGGSFSTRRIIALQSERPILTMTASFHKLEEGFHHQEPMPNVPGPDVLMTEQERIAQETDPQSAALLNRFQAMRPIEVRPIERRSIARPEPQQPFAHCWMRLGAPIGDDLNLHRAILAYASDMMLLGTCALPHGVNWQVPGFMNASLDHAVWFHDDFRVDDWLLYAMDSPWAGRARGFNRGRFYTRDGRLVASVAQEGLIRYRKPA; encoded by the coding sequence ATGACCACCGACGAACAGCCCGCCGAAACCATCGAAGGCCGCGTCGAGCAGTTGCTGCGGCTGCTCGATCTGACGCCCAAGGGCGAGCTGCTGTTCACCGGTTCACGCCAGCCGGGCGGTCAGGGCCGGGTGTTCGGCGGACAGGTGATCGCGCAGGGGCTGATGGCGGCGATGAAGGATGTCGAGCCGTCACGCCATCTCCATTCGCTGCACTGCTATTTCATGCGCGCGGGCGATGAGTCGCAGGAAATCGACTATCAGGTGCGGCAGGATTTTGACGGTGGCAGTTTCTCGACCCGGCGGATCATCGCGCTGCAATCCGAGCGGCCGATCCTGACGATGACCGCATCGTTCCACAAGCTGGAGGAAGGGTTCCACCATCAGGAGCCGATGCCCAATGTCCCCGGCCCCGACGTGCTGATGACCGAACAGGAGCGGATCGCGCAGGAGACCGACCCGCAAAGCGCGGCGCTGCTCAACCGGTTCCAGGCAATGCGACCGATCGAGGTGCGGCCGATCGAGCGGCGGTCGATCGCGCGGCCCGAACCGCAGCAGCCCTTTGCCCATTGCTGGATGCGGCTGGGCGCGCCGATTGGCGATGACCTGAACCTGCACCGCGCCATCCTCGCCTATGCGTCGGACATGATGCTGCTCGGCACCTGCGCGCTGCCACACGGGGTCAATTGGCAAGTGCCGGGGTTCATGAACGCCAGCCTCGACCACGCTGTGTGGTTCCACGACGATTTCCGCGTCGATGACTGGCTGCTCTATGCGATGGACAGCCCCTGGGCGGGAAGAGCGCGCGGGTTCAACCGCGGGCGTTTCTATACACGTGACGGCAGGCTGGTGGCGAGTGTCGCGCAGGAAGGGCTGATCCGGTACAGAAAGCCGGCGTGA
- a CDS encoding zinc-binding dehydrogenase — MSDLPTDGLALFSTATGDGTMKVTLEPQVLAPLADDELLLRVEATPINPSDLGLLFGPGDVSTARVDSSAANPTLVMDIFPHMARMVTARLDQPMPVGNEGAGTVVAAGASAAAQALVGRVVATFGGAMYRKYRVVKVSDAMVLPEGATAREGASLTVNPLTALSMIATMRREGYSALVHTAAASNLGQMLVRLCQAEGVQLVNIVRSAEQVAILKGLGADHVIDSSTPDFFDRLVDALVATGATLAFDAIGGGKLAGQILTAMEAAAARTGAGFSVYGSTVHKQVYIYGSLDTGPTEFNRSFGLQWGIGGWLLTPQLMKMPGEVAGMRQRVIDERNGIFASHYTADISLRDMLNPEIAKAYQAKATGTKYLVNPSA, encoded by the coding sequence ATGAGCGACCTGCCCACCGATGGCCTGGCCCTGTTTTCGACCGCTACCGGCGACGGCACCATGAAGGTGACGCTCGAGCCGCAGGTACTTGCCCCGCTCGCCGATGACGAACTGCTGCTCCGCGTCGAAGCGACGCCGATCAACCCGTCGGACCTCGGCTTGCTGTTCGGCCCCGGCGATGTCAGCACCGCCCGCGTTGACAGCAGCGCCGCCAACCCGACGCTGGTGATGGACATTTTCCCGCACATGGCGCGCATGGTCACCGCCCGGCTCGATCAGCCGATGCCGGTCGGCAACGAAGGCGCGGGCACCGTTGTCGCCGCTGGCGCCTCGGCGGCGGCGCAGGCGCTGGTCGGCCGCGTCGTCGCCACCTTTGGCGGGGCGATGTACCGCAAATACCGTGTGGTGAAAGTCTCCGACGCGATGGTCCTGCCCGAAGGCGCGACCGCCCGTGAAGGTGCGTCGCTGACGGTCAATCCGCTCACCGCCCTGTCGATGATCGCCACCATGCGCCGTGAAGGCTATAGCGCGCTCGTCCACACCGCTGCTGCCTCGAACCTCGGCCAGATGCTCGTCCGCCTGTGCCAGGCCGAAGGGGTGCAGCTGGTCAACATAGTCCGCTCGGCGGAACAGGTCGCCATCCTCAAGGGGCTGGGTGCGGACCATGTCATCGACAGCTCGACCCCCGATTTCTTCGACCGTCTCGTTGACGCGCTCGTCGCCACGGGCGCGACGCTCGCCTTTGACGCCATCGGCGGTGGCAAGCTTGCCGGGCAGATCCTCACCGCGATGGAGGCCGCCGCCGCCCGCACCGGCGCAGGCTTCTCGGTCTATGGTTCGACCGTCCACAAACAGGTCTATATCTACGGCTCGCTCGACACCGGCCCGACCGAATTCAACCGCAGCTTTGGCCTGCAATGGGGCATTGGCGGCTGGCTGTTGACCCCGCAGCTGATGAAGATGCCGGGCGAAGTCGCCGGCATGCGCCAGCGTGTCATCGACGAACGCAATGGCATCTTCGCCAGCCACTACACTGCCGACATCAGCCTCAGGGACATGCTCAATCCGGAGATTGCCAAGGCCTATCAGGCCAAGGCCACCGGCACCAAATATCTCGTCAACCCCTCGGCCTGA